Proteins encoded together in one Catellatospora citrea window:
- a CDS encoding 3'(2'),5'-bisphosphate nucleotidase CysQ: protein MPPVEDGAFAVWLARQAGDLLLALRDELGFDDPAGLRAAGDKRSHDLLMTELSRWRPADAVLSEEGVDDPVRLTANRLWIIDPLDGTREFGEPGRADWAVHVALWRRTGEHEGVLAAGAVGLPAQQRVLGSEPAAPYPPLSPSVAAGGPIRIATSRTRPPSFLAAVAEQVGAELVPMGSAGAKIAAVVTGEVDAYLHGGGQYEWDSAAPVAVAAAAGLHTSRIDGSPLVYNQSDASLPDLLVCRRDLATDLLSAVSQHS from the coding sequence ATGCCCCCGGTGGAAGACGGCGCGTTCGCCGTATGGCTGGCCCGACAGGCCGGCGACCTGCTGCTCGCCCTGCGTGACGAGCTCGGCTTCGACGACCCGGCGGGCCTGCGCGCCGCCGGTGACAAGCGGTCGCACGACCTGCTCATGACCGAGCTGTCCCGGTGGCGTCCCGCCGACGCGGTGCTGTCCGAGGAGGGTGTCGACGACCCCGTCCGGCTCACCGCCAACCGGCTGTGGATCATCGACCCGCTCGACGGGACCCGCGAGTTCGGCGAGCCGGGCCGCGCCGACTGGGCCGTGCACGTCGCGCTGTGGCGGCGCACCGGCGAGCACGAGGGTGTGCTCGCGGCGGGGGCCGTCGGCCTGCCCGCGCAGCAGCGCGTGCTCGGCAGCGAGCCGGCCGCGCCGTACCCGCCGCTGTCCCCATCGGTGGCCGCCGGCGGCCCGATCCGGATCGCGACCAGCCGCACCCGCCCGCCGTCCTTCCTCGCCGCGGTCGCCGAGCAGGTAGGCGCGGAGCTGGTGCCGATGGGCTCGGCCGGTGCCAAGATCGCGGCCGTGGTCACCGGTGAGGTCGATGCGTACCTGCACGGCGGCGGCCAGTACGAGTGGGACTCGGCGGCCCCGGTCGCCGTCGCCGCCGCGGCGGGCCTGCACACCTCGCGCATCGACGGCTCGCCGCTGGTCTACAACCAGTCGGACGCGAGCCTGCCCGATCTGCTGGTCTGTCGCCGGGATCTGGCCACCGACCTGCTGTCGGCTGTGTCACAGCATTCCTGA
- the cysD gene encoding sulfate adenylyltransferase subunit CysD — protein MIQPASEQPAAYRVSHLDALEAESIFVMREVVAEFERPVLLFSGGKDSIVMLRLAQKAFAPGRIPFPVMHVDTGHNFPEVMEYRDRRVAELGLQLIVASVPEALARGLVTEPAGGSRNRIQTPVLLDAVDKYRFDALFGGARRDEEKARAKERVFSFRDEFGQWDPKNQRPELWNLYNGRHHPGESIRVFPLSNWTELDIWHYIAREEVPLPSIYYAHEREVVSRDGMLFAVNEFIAAKPGENVFKARVRYRTVGDATLTAAVESEADTVEKVIAEVAATRLTERGATRGDDKVSEAAMEDRKREGYF, from the coding sequence ATGATCCAGCCTGCGTCTGAGCAGCCGGCTGCGTACCGGGTCTCGCACCTCGACGCTCTCGAAGCGGAGAGCATCTTCGTGATGCGGGAGGTGGTGGCGGAGTTCGAGCGTCCGGTGCTGCTGTTCTCGGGTGGCAAGGATTCGATCGTCATGCTGCGCCTGGCGCAGAAGGCGTTCGCTCCGGGCCGGATCCCTTTCCCGGTGATGCACGTCGACACCGGCCACAACTTCCCCGAGGTCATGGAGTACCGCGACCGCCGGGTGGCGGAACTCGGCCTGCAGCTGATCGTCGCGTCGGTGCCGGAGGCGCTCGCCCGCGGTCTGGTGACCGAGCCCGCCGGCGGTTCGCGTAACCGGATCCAGACGCCGGTGCTGCTGGACGCGGTGGACAAGTACCGGTTCGATGCGCTGTTCGGCGGCGCGCGCCGGGACGAGGAGAAGGCCCGCGCCAAGGAGCGCGTCTTCAGCTTCCGGGACGAGTTCGGCCAGTGGGACCCGAAGAATCAGCGTCCCGAGCTGTGGAACCTCTACAACGGCCGGCACCACCCGGGTGAGTCGATCCGGGTGTTCCCGCTGTCGAACTGGACCGAGCTGGACATCTGGCACTACATCGCGCGGGAGGAGGTCCCGCTGCCGTCGATCTACTACGCGCACGAGCGTGAAGTGGTCAGCCGGGACGGGATGCTGTTCGCGGTGAACGAGTTCATCGCGGCCAAGCCCGGGGAGAACGTGTTCAAGGCCCGGGTCCGTTACCGCACGGTCGGGGACGCCACGCTCACCGCGGCGGTCGAGTCCGAGGCGGACACGGTGGAGAAGGTGATCGCGGAGGTCGCCGCCACCCGGCTCACCGAGCGTGGCGCCACGCGTGGTGATGACAAGGTCAGTGAAGCGGCGATGGAAGACCGCAAGCGTGAGGGGTACTTCTGA
- the cysN gene encoding sulfate adenylyltransferase subunit CysN, translated as MTAVAEPVAETRSAGRVDLLRFATAGSVDDGKSTLIGRLLYDTKSLFEDQLEAVEAVSAARGDEYTNLALLTDGLRAEREQGITIDVAYRYFATPRRKFIIADTPGHIQYTRNMVTGASTADLALVLVDARKGIVEQSRRHAFLCSLLRVPHLVLCVNKMDLVDFDQAVYDRIVDEFTSFAAKLDITDLAIIPISALNGDNIATRSANMPWYEGPSLLHHLEHVHIASDRNLVDVRFPVQYVIRPQSTTVTDYRGYAGQVASGILKPGDEVMVLPSGLTTRIAGIDTADGPVAEAFPPMSVTVRLEDEIDVSRGDMICRPHNAPTPAQDIEALVCWMDDKPLTVGAKYTVKHTTRTARAIVKGLQYRLDVNTLHRDETAAQLGLNDIGRIRLRTTVPLMADEYRRNRTTGGFIIIDEASNRTVAAGMIIEAA; from the coding sequence ATGACCGCTGTTGCTGAGCCCGTGGCCGAGACCCGTTCGGCGGGCAGGGTCGACCTGCTGCGCTTCGCCACGGCCGGGTCGGTGGACGACGGCAAGTCGACGCTGATCGGCCGACTGCTGTACGACACGAAGTCGCTGTTCGAGGACCAGCTCGAAGCGGTCGAGGCGGTGTCCGCGGCCCGTGGTGACGAGTACACCAACCTGGCTCTGCTGACCGACGGCCTGCGGGCCGAGCGGGAGCAGGGCATCACCATCGACGTCGCCTACCGCTACTTCGCGACCCCGCGGCGCAAGTTCATCATCGCCGACACCCCCGGGCACATCCAGTACACCCGCAACATGGTCACCGGCGCCTCCACCGCGGACCTGGCGCTGGTCCTGGTGGACGCGCGCAAGGGCATCGTGGAGCAGTCGCGGCGGCACGCCTTCCTGTGCTCGCTGCTGCGCGTGCCGCACCTCGTGCTGTGCGTCAACAAGATGGACCTCGTCGACTTCGACCAGGCCGTCTACGACCGGATCGTCGACGAGTTCACCAGCTTCGCCGCGAAACTCGACATCACCGACCTCGCGATCATCCCGATCAGCGCGCTCAACGGCGACAACATCGCCACCCGGTCGGCGAACATGCCGTGGTACGAGGGCCCGAGCCTGCTGCACCACCTGGAGCACGTGCACATCGCGTCGGATCGCAACCTCGTCGACGTGCGTTTCCCGGTCCAGTACGTGATCCGCCCGCAGTCCACGACCGTGACCGACTACCGCGGCTACGCGGGTCAGGTCGCCTCGGGCATCCTGAAGCCCGGTGACGAGGTCATGGTGCTGCCCTCCGGCCTGACCACGAGGATCGCAGGCATCGACACCGCCGACGGACCGGTCGCCGAGGCGTTCCCGCCGATGAGTGTGACCGTCCGGCTCGAGGACGAGATCGACGTCTCCCGCGGTGACATGATCTGCCGGCCGCACAACGCGCCCACCCCCGCCCAGGACATCGAGGCGCTGGTCTGCTGGATGGACGACAAGCCGCTGACCGTCGGGGCCAAGTACACGGTCAAGCACACGACCCGTACCGCCCGCGCCATCGTCAAGGGCCTGCAGTACCGGCTCGACGTCAACACCCTGCACCGCGACGAGACCGCCGCGCAGCTCGGGTTGAACGACATCGGCCGCATCCGGCTGCGCACCACGGTCCCGCTGATGGCCGACGAGTACCGCCGCAACCGCACCACCGGCGGGTTCATCATCATCGACGAGGCCAGCAACCGCACCGTCGCCGCCGGCATGATCATCGAAGCCGCCTGA
- a CDS encoding GNAT family N-acetyltransferase has protein sequence MSPSDAAFGAVAGLFDDYRAHYGQQRGYGATRQWLQEQAGSSGLRISAAFVEGRPRGLLTALVMPASLTLGTFWMIRDLYVPPEHRGSGHARALVAHAVAAARAAQARRISLQTEHDNTAARALYRSLGFHEVDGYVSYGITG, from the coding sequence GTGAGCCCGTCCGACGCCGCGTTCGGCGCGGTCGCGGGGCTGTTCGACGACTACCGCGCGCACTACGGACAGCAGCGGGGATACGGCGCGACCCGGCAGTGGCTGCAGGAGCAGGCGGGCTCCTCGGGTCTGCGGATCAGCGCCGCCTTCGTCGAGGGACGCCCCCGCGGGCTGCTCACGGCGCTGGTGATGCCCGCGTCCCTGACGCTCGGCACGTTCTGGATGATCCGCGACCTGTACGTGCCACCGGAGCACCGCGGCAGCGGCCACGCCCGAGCGCTGGTGGCCCACGCCGTGGCGGCCGCCCGCGCCGCGCAGGCGCGCCGGATCTCCCTGCAGACGGAGCACGACAACACCGCCGCCCGCGCCCTCTACCGCAGCCTCGGCTTCCACGAGGTCGACGGCTACGTCAGCTACGGCATCACCGGCTGA
- a CDS encoding SPFH domain-containing protein, with amino-acid sequence MASAERNTYLDQVVAQSAQLEQDLRVKKAPMAQAPAPGGGGGDTSNRARRSAAEAATTPPTAVDVRVTGFGPWKTVLVPPNAFVVHTRRGREKPLHLGLGTSFRYRSATDSYLVVPGTMQTILLNAFCICRELQGVLVQAYVQWIVQDIATAYRKLDFGDASDPMRLVNLQLKEQAEAAIKDKVATMSVHEVLSDKQPIIEELTARLRGVAEGAGDSDTGLGLRIVTVQIKEAVVTSARLWENLQKPFRSEQGQLARLAELGAQEIITGRELASQRLDQLQRLENDRELADLKARNAAAAFDRDATERLRRGEREQADARALASQASETTLHELELEQQRHAQETEMRRLRLELEQTLQRLTLDHELAVARDRAEQLHAAALLELERDRVSQDIANGRSPEAVQAELIARLPEIVAKLPKPDELRTVNLSGADGGSLAGIVAELAAAVTAIRSAVASRE; translated from the coding sequence ATGGCTTCCGCGGAGCGCAACACCTACCTCGACCAGGTCGTGGCCCAGTCGGCACAACTGGAGCAGGACCTGCGGGTCAAGAAGGCCCCGATGGCCCAGGCCCCGGCACCCGGCGGTGGCGGCGGCGACACCAGCAACCGGGCCCGGCGCAGCGCCGCCGAGGCGGCGACCACCCCGCCCACGGCCGTCGACGTACGCGTCACCGGCTTCGGCCCGTGGAAGACCGTGCTCGTGCCGCCGAACGCGTTCGTCGTGCACACCCGGCGCGGCCGCGAGAAGCCGCTGCACCTGGGACTCGGCACGTCCTTCCGGTACCGGTCGGCCACCGACTCCTACCTCGTGGTGCCCGGCACCATGCAGACCATCCTGCTCAACGCCTTCTGCATCTGCCGCGAGCTGCAGGGCGTGCTCGTCCAGGCGTACGTCCAGTGGATCGTCCAGGACATCGCCACCGCCTACCGCAAGCTCGACTTCGGCGACGCCTCCGACCCGATGCGCCTGGTCAACCTCCAGCTGAAGGAGCAGGCCGAAGCGGCGATCAAGGACAAGGTCGCCACGATGAGCGTGCACGAGGTGCTCAGCGACAAGCAGCCCATCATCGAGGAGCTGACCGCACGCCTGCGCGGCGTGGCGGAAGGCGCGGGCGACAGCGACACCGGCCTCGGCCTGCGCATCGTCACCGTGCAGATCAAGGAGGCGGTGGTCACCTCGGCCCGGCTCTGGGAGAACCTGCAGAAGCCGTTCCGCTCCGAGCAGGGCCAGCTCGCCCGGCTCGCCGAGCTCGGCGCGCAGGAGATCATCACCGGCCGGGAGCTGGCCTCCCAGCGCCTGGACCAGTTGCAGCGCCTGGAGAACGACCGCGAGCTCGCCGACCTCAAGGCCCGCAACGCCGCCGCCGCTTTCGACCGGGACGCCACCGAGCGGCTGCGCCGGGGCGAGCGCGAGCAGGCCGACGCCCGCGCGCTGGCCAGCCAGGCCAGCGAGACCACGCTGCACGAACTGGAGCTGGAGCAGCAGCGGCACGCGCAGGAGACCGAGATGCGCCGGCTGCGCCTGGAGCTGGAGCAGACGCTGCAGCGCCTCACCCTGGACCACGAGCTGGCCGTCGCCCGCGACCGCGCCGAGCAGTTGCATGCCGCCGCGCTGCTGGAGCTGGAGCGCGACCGGGTCAGCCAGGACATCGCCAACGGGCGCTCGCCCGAGGCGGTGCAGGCCGAGCTGATCGCGCGGCTGCCGGAGATCGTCGCCAAGCTGCCCAAGCCGGACGAGCTGCGTACGGTCAACCTGTCCGGCGCCGACGGCGGCAGCCTGGCCGGCATCGTCGCCGAGCTGGCCGCCGCGGTCACCGCGATCCGGTCGGCGGTGGCGTCGCGCGAATGA
- the galK gene encoding galactokinase has protein sequence MTTVDQGVWAAPGRINLIGEHTDYNDGFVLPFALPQRTVVTATRLDRPEWTVTSTLTGQTVTFDLSEPVTGWAAYVAAVVWVLREAGHEVPGARLSIDSDVPGGAGLSSSAALECAVLSALADLGGLDIPLEQRPLLAQRAENVYVGVPCGVMDQSASTLCREGHALFLDCRSMATEHVPLDLAGQGLAILVVDSRAPHQLVDGEYAARRAACERAAALLGVAALRDATLDDLSRLDDELLFRRARHVVTENARVLDTIALLREGRLREIGPLMTASHASMRDDFEITVPEVDEAVETALAAGAYGARMTGGGFGGCVLALVEAEKAATVADAVTAAFAARGFRPPATFLALPSPGAHRLS, from the coding sequence GTGACGACCGTCGACCAGGGCGTATGGGCCGCGCCCGGCCGGATCAACCTGATCGGCGAGCACACCGACTACAACGACGGCTTCGTGCTGCCGTTCGCGCTGCCGCAGCGCACCGTCGTCACCGCGACCCGGCTCGACCGTCCCGAGTGGACCGTCACCTCGACGCTGACCGGGCAGACGGTCACCTTCGACCTGTCCGAGCCGGTCACCGGCTGGGCCGCATACGTGGCCGCGGTGGTCTGGGTGCTGCGTGAGGCCGGTCACGAGGTGCCCGGCGCGCGGCTGTCCATCGACTCCGACGTGCCGGGCGGGGCGGGGCTGTCCTCGTCGGCGGCCCTGGAATGCGCGGTGCTGTCCGCGCTGGCCGACCTCGGCGGGCTCGACATCCCGCTGGAGCAGCGGCCCCTGCTGGCCCAGCGCGCCGAGAACGTGTACGTCGGCGTGCCCTGCGGGGTGATGGACCAGTCCGCCTCGACGCTGTGCCGCGAGGGCCACGCGCTGTTCCTCGACTGCCGCAGCATGGCCACCGAGCACGTCCCGCTCGACCTGGCCGGTCAGGGCCTGGCCATCCTCGTCGTCGACAGCCGCGCCCCGCACCAGCTGGTCGACGGCGAGTACGCCGCCCGCCGGGCCGCGTGCGAGCGGGCCGCCGCGCTGCTCGGCGTCGCCGCACTGCGCGACGCCACCCTCGACGACCTGTCCCGGCTGGACGACGAGCTGCTGTTCCGCCGCGCCCGCCACGTCGTCACCGAGAACGCCCGCGTCCTGGACACCATAGCGCTGCTCCGCGAGGGCCGGTTGCGCGAGATCGGCCCGCTGATGACCGCCTCGCACGCCTCGATGCGCGACGACTTCGAGATCACGGTGCCCGAAGTGGACGAAGCCGTCGAGACGGCCCTGGCCGCCGGCGCGTACGGCGCGCGGATGACCGGCGGCGGCTTCGGCGGCTGCGTCCTGGCCCTGGTGGAGGCCGAAAAGGCGGCCACCGTGGCCGACGCGGTCACCGCCGCCTTCGCCGCTCGCGGCTTCCGTCCGCCCGCCACCTTCCTCGCCCTCCCTTCCCCCGGCGCCCACCGCCTGTCCTGA
- the galE gene encoding UDP-glucose 4-epimerase GalE: protein MKLLVTGGAGYVGSAVARLLVDAGHEVVVLDDLSRNDASQVPAGARLVQARIHDAATVLTPDAGFDAVLHFAGLIAAGESMVRPELHWDNNTVGSLALLDAMRAAGVKRLVFSSTAATYGDPSELPLTETAITKPVNTYGATKLAVDMAIASEAHAHDLAAVSLRYFNVAGALVLPDGSMIGERHDPETHLIPIALQVAAGQREKLAIFGDDYPTPDGTCIRDYIHVGDLAQAHLLALEAARPGEHRIYNLGNGTGFSCKEVVDAVREVTGHPLPVEMAPRRPGDPAELVASSAKARAELGWTPAKPDLRDIVADAWTFFRSGL, encoded by the coding sequence ATGAAGTTACTGGTCACCGGGGGTGCCGGATACGTCGGCAGCGCCGTGGCGCGGCTGCTCGTCGACGCCGGCCACGAGGTCGTGGTGCTCGACGATCTCTCCCGCAACGACGCCTCGCAGGTGCCCGCGGGCGCGCGCCTGGTGCAGGCGCGCATCCACGACGCCGCCACCGTGCTCACCCCCGACGCCGGGTTCGACGCCGTGCTGCACTTCGCCGGCCTGATCGCGGCCGGCGAGTCGATGGTGCGGCCCGAGCTGCACTGGGACAACAACACCGTCGGCTCGCTGGCGCTGCTCGACGCGATGCGCGCCGCCGGGGTGAAGCGCCTGGTGTTCTCCTCCACCGCGGCCACCTACGGCGACCCGTCCGAGCTGCCGCTGACCGAGACCGCGATCACCAAGCCCGTCAACACGTACGGCGCGACCAAGCTCGCCGTCGACATGGCCATCGCCTCCGAGGCGCACGCCCACGACCTGGCCGCGGTCAGCCTGCGCTACTTCAACGTGGCCGGCGCGCTGGTGCTGCCGGACGGCTCGATGATCGGTGAGCGGCACGACCCGGAGACCCACCTGATCCCGATCGCGTTGCAGGTCGCGGCCGGCCAGCGGGAGAAGCTCGCCATCTTCGGCGACGACTACCCCACCCCCGACGGCACCTGCATCCGCGACTACATCCACGTCGGCGACCTGGCCCAGGCCCACCTGCTGGCGCTGGAGGCGGCCCGCCCCGGCGAGCACCGGATCTACAACCTCGGCAACGGCACCGGCTTCTCCTGCAAGGAGGTCGTCGACGCGGTGCGCGAGGTCACCGGCCACCCGCTGCCGGTGGAGATGGCCCCGCGCCGCCCGGGGGACCCGGCCGAGCTGGTCGCCTCGTCGGCGAAGGCCCGGGCCGAACTCGGCTGGACGCCCGCCAAGCCCGACCTGCGCGACATCGTCGCCGACGCCTGGACCTTCTTCCGGAGCGGGCTGTGA
- a CDS encoding hemolysin family protein has product MARAVAPAIVRAADALTRWTSRVLGVEATAGREQITEAELRELVAVNTALDPEERHIISKALSRSAATLREVMVPRTEVWFLTVGMTVAEAIAEAREAGHTRMPIADGSHDDVVGFVHLRDLLWDERPERSVRELSREIKRLPASKPVLAALSEMRRERHTIAVVVDEYGGTAGIVTLEDLIEELVGEIHDEYDDTPAAHAPGGPAPDEVDGMLNLADFAERTGITLPAGPYETVGGFLMSALGRLPAAGDSATLEAYRLTVLALDGRRVARVRLTPVDLTPLEPAPADPLPVDPTPLSDPA; this is encoded by the coding sequence ATGGCCCGTGCCGTGGCGCCGGCCATCGTGCGGGCCGCCGACGCGCTGACCCGCTGGACGAGCCGCGTGCTGGGGGTCGAGGCGACCGCCGGGCGTGAGCAGATCACCGAGGCCGAGCTGCGCGAGCTGGTCGCCGTGAACACCGCGCTGGATCCGGAGGAGCGCCACATCATCAGCAAGGCGCTGTCGCGCTCCGCGGCCACGCTGCGCGAGGTGATGGTGCCCCGCACCGAGGTGTGGTTCCTGACCGTGGGCATGACCGTCGCGGAGGCGATCGCCGAGGCCCGCGAGGCCGGGCACACCCGCATGCCGATCGCCGACGGCAGCCACGACGACGTGGTGGGCTTCGTCCACCTGCGCGACCTGCTCTGGGACGAGCGGCCGGAGCGCTCGGTGCGGGAGCTGTCCCGCGAGATCAAGCGGCTGCCCGCCAGCAAGCCGGTGCTCGCCGCGCTGTCGGAGATGCGCCGGGAGCGGCACACCATCGCCGTGGTCGTCGACGAGTACGGCGGCACCGCCGGCATCGTGACCCTGGAGGACCTGATCGAGGAGCTGGTCGGGGAGATCCACGACGAGTACGACGACACCCCCGCCGCCCACGCCCCGGGCGGGCCCGCGCCGGACGAGGTCGACGGCATGCTCAACCTCGCCGACTTCGCCGAGCGCACCGGCATCACGCTGCCCGCCGGGCCGTACGAGACGGTGGGCGGCTTCCTGATGAGCGCGCTGGGCCGGCTGCCCGCCGCGGGGGACAGCGCCACGCTGGAGGCCTACCGGCTGACCGTGCTCGCCCTGGACGGCCGCCGGGTCGCCCGGGTCCGGCTCACGCCCGTGGACCTGACCCCGCTGGAGCCGGCCCCGGCCGACCCGCTCCCGGTGGACCCGACCCCGCTGTCCGACCCGGCCTGA
- a CDS encoding RNA polymerase sigma factor, whose amino-acid sequence MTAQDELGELYHAGYRRLVAQVYAFTTDLTEAQDAVQEAFARALARRHGLSDVDAPEAWLRTVAINVVRRRWRRRQLLDTILLRERPLTRVTAAAPEPDNTDLRAALAAIPSRYREVVVLHYLADLPLDEVAELLEVPVGTVKSRLSRGRDALRGLLDDVEAPPLEQVRVRAGRIKARRRTAQAASAAAVLLIAAAGVFQPWRPQLSPDDTATSPSASVTAPPAPVYSGSGSGAGLVIDGIFNPATAPDVPGFITEFELDGAAGWLRTSCGSRELPSCRPTFARTADGGQTWQIVADTGAKPPVAPGDPGLTVTWAARGRTPSGLAWVAGLDGGTAYLASTADGAQWQRHELPGAAGADRVTATVRGEDVLAFALKDNKIISVYAGRVPVRVSGGAGFAPVGEPVYLPDGRILVAGPESRFYVSGDLGASFVQAGGTLPTVGELRATTDGYVALDLFRAGWTAVSTDGQTWHKLPIR is encoded by the coding sequence GCGCTGGCCCGGCGGCACGGCCTGAGCGATGTGGACGCGCCGGAGGCGTGGCTGCGTACCGTCGCCATCAACGTGGTGCGCCGCCGCTGGCGGCGCCGCCAGCTGCTGGACACCATCCTGCTGCGGGAGCGGCCGCTGACCCGGGTCACCGCGGCCGCGCCGGAGCCCGACAACACCGATCTGCGCGCGGCGCTGGCCGCCATCCCGAGCCGGTACCGCGAGGTCGTCGTCCTGCACTACCTCGCCGATCTGCCCCTGGACGAGGTCGCCGAACTGCTGGAGGTCCCCGTGGGCACGGTCAAGTCACGGCTCTCCCGGGGCCGGGACGCGCTGCGGGGGCTGCTCGACGACGTCGAGGCGCCGCCGCTGGAGCAGGTGCGGGTCCGCGCGGGCCGGATCAAGGCCCGCCGCCGCACCGCGCAGGCCGCCAGCGCCGCCGCGGTGCTGCTCATCGCCGCCGCGGGCGTGTTCCAGCCGTGGCGGCCGCAGCTGTCACCGGACGACACGGCCACCTCGCCGAGCGCCTCGGTCACCGCGCCGCCCGCGCCCGTGTACTCGGGCTCGGGCTCCGGGGCCGGCCTGGTCATCGACGGCATCTTCAACCCCGCCACCGCCCCGGACGTGCCGGGCTTCATCACCGAGTTCGAGCTCGACGGCGCGGCCGGCTGGCTGCGTACCAGCTGCGGCAGCCGGGAGCTGCCCAGCTGCCGGCCGACCTTCGCCCGCACCGCCGACGGCGGCCAGACCTGGCAGATCGTGGCCGACACCGGCGCGAAGCCGCCCGTCGCGCCCGGCGACCCCGGGCTCACGGTCACCTGGGCCGCGCGCGGCCGCACCCCGTCGGGCCTGGCGTGGGTGGCCGGGCTGGACGGCGGCACGGCCTACCTGGCCTCGACCGCCGACGGCGCGCAGTGGCAGCGCCACGAACTGCCGGGCGCGGCGGGCGCGGACCGGGTCACCGCCACCGTGCGCGGCGAGGACGTGCTGGCGTTCGCCCTGAAAGACAACAAGATCATCTCCGTGTACGCGGGCCGCGTGCCCGTACGCGTCTCCGGCGGGGCCGGCTTCGCGCCCGTCGGCGAGCCGGTCTACCTGCCCGACGGCCGCATCCTGGTGGCCGGTCCGGAGAGCCGGTTCTACGTCAGCGGCGACCTGGGCGCGAGCTTCGTCCAGGCGGGCGGCACCCTGCCGACGGTCGGCGAGCTGCGCGCCACGACCGACGGCTACGTCGCGCTCGACCTGTTCCGCGCGGGCTGGACGGCCGTCTCCACGGACGGCCAGACCTGGCACAAGCTGCCCATCCGCTGA